The sequence TATAGAGCAGTTTATAGCCTTTCCCCTCGGCCTCCTGCTGCAAGGCATTAACCTGCTGCTCTGCCTGGCCTTTCTTGTGTTTCGGATAGACCTGGTAAAACTCCGACCCTTTGACGAGAACATCCTGGCGGTCGTCAAGCTCTCCGTATCCGCCGCCGATATCGGCATGAACCCCCAGCAGGGCGATCTCTTCCGTATTGGGCTCCGTCGTACCGTCCGCACGCTTGAGTGACTCCAGCGGGAAGTTGTGGCGGTGTTCGTCTTTGGCGGTCAGGTGAACGATCTTTTGGGCCGAGTCGTTCGAGAGATTCAGGTCAAAGCCGATGTTGACATCGTTGGCAAGGCCTATTGTCGCCACTGTATCGAAGAGGCCGACAAACCCGACGCGGACGTTTGCATCGTGTTTGTAAACGGCATTGACGCGGTTGATGAAGTCGCGCGCCTCGGCAGAACCCCGGCTGAAACCGAAGACATCGATGATGACGGTCTCACCGCCGTTTTGCCGTACAGCCGAACGGACCTTTTTGAGTTTGCGTTTGACGAAGCTTTTGGCATCACCCCCGAAGGCCATGTGGAGGGCGTCGTAATAGTCGTTTTTGGCCTTTTTCCGCTGCCGTATCGCCTCGACGGCCTTGGGAGAGAGGGTTTGCCCCTGTTTGTATTTTCCCGTGCCGACCCCCTGGGAATAGTAGGCGGTGTAGCCGCTGGCACGGTAGACTTTGTAGAGTTTGGCGACGTTGCTCAGCGACCCGTCGCCGATGAGGTCATCGTTGTAGAGATTGTTACCCGTCCCGTCAAAAAATACGCCAAGCCGCATCATCGCCTCTCCTTGTAGAAACTCTTTATAACACCATAAAATATTTTACATTTAATAATGCTTCACGGGAGATCGACGACGGTATGGAGCGCCGTCGGAGGGGAAAAAAGGAGCGTGGCCCTGGTGCGTTATCCGAGTGTCGGGTAATCCAGGTAGCCCTTTTCATCCTGGGTGTAGAAGGTGTCGGGGTCCGGTTCGTTCAGCGGTGCATCGGTCTTGAAGCGTTCCGGCAGGTCGGGGTTGGCGATGTAGAGCATCCCGTAAGCAACGGCGTCGGCGAGTCCGTCGGCGATGGCGGCATTGCCTCTGGCTTTGTCATAGCCGCCGCAGGTAATAAGCACTCCCTTGTAGGCGTCGCGCAGAGCGGCAAGTTCGACGACGTTCGCCCCGTGGCGGATATCGCCTTCCAGGGCATCGACAATATGCACGTACGCCAGCTGATGGTCACTCAGGCGGTTGAGCACGTAGGTAAAAAGCGTCTGGGGATCGGAATCGCTCATGTCGTTAAAGGTCCCGCTGGGGGAGAGCCGCACACCAGTACGGTCGGCGCCGATGGCGGCGCTGACGCCTTCAACGATTTCGAGCAGGAAGCGGCTGCGGTTTTCGACGGAACCGCCGTAAGCATCTTCGCGCTTGTTCGTGCCGTCGCGCAGGAACTGGTCGATAAGGTAGCCGTTGGCACCGTGGATCTCGACGCCGTCACACCCGGCGGCAATGGCGTTTTTCGCCCCGGCGACAAACTGGGCGACGATCTCCGGGATCTCCGTTGTTTCGAGGGGGCGCGGGGTGACAAACTCCTGCATCCCTTCGAAGGTGTAGGTCTCTCCTGCCGGTTTGACCGGCGAAGGGGCGAGGGGAAGTTCGCCGCCCAGGAATGAGGGGTGGGAGATCCGGCCCACATGCCACAGCTGCATATAGAGCTTCCCGCCTTTTGCATGCACGGCCTGTGTCACCTGTTTCCATGACTCCGTCTGTTCAGGCGTATAGATGCCCGGTGTCGCGGGGTAGCCTATTCCCATCGGGGAGACCATGGTCGCTTCGCTGATGATCAGCCCGGCAGAGGCCCGCTGGGCATAGTAGTCGGCCATCATGGCGTTGGCCCGGTGATCTTCTACACTGCGGCAGCGGGTCAACGGCGCCATAACAATGCGGTTTTGAAGGGTGATGCTCCCGACGTTCAGCGGTGAAAAGAGATCCATTGTAGTGCTCCTGTGTGGTGATGGGCCATTATTTCATGACGGGTGTAACAGCTCTATTAAAAACCGGCGGCAATTCGGGGTATTAAAGATGCGAAGCTAGAGACGGTGGTGATGATGAATTGCCTTGACAGCCTCGCGTGCGAAATTGAGCGCATTGATGCTGTAGGTCAGATCGTTGAAGGTCCATGAAAAAGGCTGGAAAAAACCGCCGTTTAGGACGGCGATATAGATAGTGTCCCCGACGAAAGCGATGCGGGGAAAAACGCGGTATTTCTTGATAAGCGCTTCGAGCTTTTCCATCACGGTATGCGAGAGCAGAAAGTTGGCCTCGATGGGATCGCTTCCGTGGACGACATACTCTTTTTCAAAGCCGCTGCTGTCAAGACGTATTTGTTCCAGTCCGCGGTACATCCGCTTTGGCTGCAGCCCGTGACCGAGAAAACCGAGGTGCTTTTCCGCCAGGTCGAAGGAGACGATCGTTGTTCCCGCTACCGGTCGGCGGGCCGCCGTCACGACGAACAGGCCACCGAGTACCGGAACTTTTTCCCCCTTTTCGTGATGCTCGAGCATGACGTGCGACATGCTGACCGGGAGGCCGTCATTGTCATAGGTAAGCAGGTTGTTGGCTTCATAGGTCTTGGCGGGAAAATCATCCACCAGTTTCGATGCGAGGATGTCGCGATAGGAGATGCCCCTGTAGGGGTTGTACTTCAGTCCGGGATCAAATGCACGGAGCAGCGGAGCGGCGACGAGACGCTGAAAGCTCTTAAGGGTCCGTCGGCTTCTTCCCGGTTTCCGCCTGGTAGCAAGGATGCTGTATATCAGTACGAAAAAAAGCAGTACGAGGAGGGCGATCTTGGGTTTTCCCGCGAGGAGCAGGACGGCCGTCACCGCAAAAAGGGTGGTAAAGAGGGCGGCTTTGAGCGTGCCATTGACAGGTACAGTGCCTTCGGAGGGGATGTTCGGCCGGATCTCCTGCTCGAAGACGCGTTCCAGTTCTGCCAATGTCTTCAAATCGCCGCTCCTTTGTACCGATCTAAACAAGATCTTTTATAGGAGATTATATCGAAGGTCCGCCGCACCGCTCTGCGGAACATACTGCTTTGGCGGAATCGCTATTATGACGCCATACGAACGGGCGGTGCCGAAGACGACGGGTTATAATAGGGCAGAACAGATGTAAGGGGAGGAAAGAGCCTATGAAGCTCGACAAACTCAAAACGGCCGAAGCGGAATTCTTCGCGATGTACCCCGGCGGTTTCAGGGATGAAGCCCTTCTCCCCGTTGTCAAACGGCATCACAGCGAGGAGATCGGCCGACAGGTCGAAACACTTTTTGCCGAAAACGCCTTTGGGCAGCCTGACGAAGTGTGCGACAATTTCGCAAAGATCGTCTCCAAATCCTCCATGATCTCCTTTTTCGAGAAACCGCGCGTGCGCGACATGGTCAAACAGATGAGCCCGGAGCAGAAAGATATGCTCTCCATCGCGCTGTACGAACTGCTGCACGGTAACGAAGAAGAGGGTTTTGAGGGGCTTGTTGAGGTGTTGTCGTATTACAAGCTGGCGAAATGGTCGCTGGTTTCCATGCTGCCGTACTATTACAACCGCCGCAAGGCGTTCTTCATCAAGCCGACGACGACCAAGAACATTCTCAAACACTTCGAAATAGGCGGACTGGTGTACAAGCCGCGCCCGGCGTACGCCTTTTATAAAGGCTATTCAAAAGTGCTCAACGAGATGAAAAAACGCGTGGACCCTTCGCTGGGAAAAGACAACGCTGCGTTTACCGGTTTTTTGATGATGACGATGGGGGAGTAGGGCGCAGCCGCCCTGTTAAAGGCAATAGCTCAATTGCCCAGCACGTTTGCTTCGGAATCGTCGAGGTTGTACCAATCGACGTTACGGGTGATGTACATGACCGTCCCCAGGACGCCTAGAAGTCCGAGGCTGCCCATCAGAAGGGCATAGTCTTCAAGCTGTAGCACGATATAGAGATAGGCGTAAAGCACGACGAGAATACCGAAAACGATGCGTGTGAAGAATCTGTTCCTGACGATGCCATGGGAGTAGGCCGTAATCATGAGGGTGATCGACGCGGCAGAGAGAATATAGGCCAGATCGAAGTTCAGCTGTTCGGAGACAGAGAGCAATAGGACGTAGAACAGGACAATGGCCAGGCCGATGAGCAGGTACTGGATCGGGTGGATGCGTTTTTTGCTCAGGACGTCAGAGAAAAAGAATGCCGCGAAGGTAAAGACGATGAACATCAGGGCGTATTTGGACATACGGGTAGCCCTTTGGTATACGTCGGCGGTGATAAGGAGGCTGACGCCCGAAGAAGCGTCTTCGAGGGTGTAGGCGTTCCCTAGCCAAACCTGTGGGAAGTTTCGGTTCAAATGAAGTAGTTTCCAGTGTGCGGAGAAGCCGTCGTCCGTCACCTTCCTTGACACGGGCAGGAATGCGCCGTCGAAACTCGGAGAAGGCCAGCCGGATTTCAGGTTGATCTCGGTGAGCTCGCCTACGGGGACGAAGTGCAGCTGCTCGCTTCCGTTGAGGTTGAGTTTCAGGCTGAAAGCGTTATCCGTGTCCGCGGGGGAGAGCGGGATGATCCTGCTGACGCCGGATGCGGCGAGATCGGTTGTTTTCAGACCGGGATCGAGCGCGTAGTGTTTGGTGTCAAACGTGACGTCGATGACATCCTGTATCCCTTTCATATCGGTGATTCCGACGGAAAGAATGGCGTTTTCCCAAAGGATGTCTTTTGTGTTGATGTTCAGCATTTCCAGATCGGGGAGCGAAAAGTTGCCCGTCAGTGTAATTTGGGCGTTGTACAAGACGGCTTCATAGATGCTCCGGTACCGGATATGCGAGTCGATGTTGCCTGAAATTTTCAGCCGTTTGGGAAGCAGGTGGATGTACCGGATCACACGTTCCGTTTTCCCGTTTTCACCTTTGACCAACGTGTTGTAAGGGACAGTGAAGTAGGGACCGGTGATGGTCTGATCGCTGCC is a genomic window of Sulfurimonas sp. HSL1-2 containing:
- a CDS encoding DUF2235 domain-containing protein: MMRLGVFFDGTGNNLYNDDLIGDGSLSNVAKLYKVYRASGYTAYYSQGVGTGKYKQGQTLSPKAVEAIRQRKKAKNDYYDALHMAFGGDAKSFVKRKLKKVRSAVRQNGGETVIIDVFGFSRGSAEARDFINRVNAVYKHDANVRVGFVGLFDTVATIGLANDVNIGFDLNLSNDSAQKIVHLTAKDEHRHNFPLESLKRADGTTEPNTEEIALLGVHADIGGGYGELDDRQDVLVKGSEFYQVYPKHKKGQAEQQVNALQQEAEGKGYKLLYTLTQLPALSDWALDACFIEHAPVAYGLGNSALQLMYTKASEQIPALAGLELLGQTAAGHSLYEAPASPDKSYMHFSAVGDRYALSTSDWITNLKNPGGKRRIYFNDPQQAV
- a CDS encoding alkene reductase encodes the protein MDLFSPLNVGSITLQNRIVMAPLTRCRSVEDHRANAMMADYYAQRASAGLIISEATMVSPMGIGYPATPGIYTPEQTESWKQVTQAVHAKGGKLYMQLWHVGRISHPSFLGGELPLAPSPVKPAGETYTFEGMQEFVTPRPLETTEIPEIVAQFVAGAKNAIAAGCDGVEIHGANGYLIDQFLRDGTNKREDAYGGSVENRSRFLLEIVEGVSAAIGADRTGVRLSPSGTFNDMSDSDPQTLFTYVLNRLSDHQLAYVHIVDALEGDIRHGANVVELAALRDAYKGVLITCGGYDKARGNAAIADGLADAVAYGMLYIANPDLPERFKTDAPLNEPDPDTFYTQDEKGYLDYPTLG
- a CDS encoding DUF3137 domain-containing protein; its protein translation is MKTLAELERVFEQEIRPNIPSEGTVPVNGTLKAALFTTLFAVTAVLLLAGKPKIALLVLLFFVLIYSILATRRKPGRSRRTLKSFQRLVAAPLLRAFDPGLKYNPYRGISYRDILASKLVDDFPAKTYEANNLLTYDNDGLPVSMSHVMLEHHEKGEKVPVLGGLFVVTAARRPVAGTTIVSFDLAEKHLGFLGHGLQPKRMYRGLEQIRLDSSGFEKEYVVHGSDPIEANFLLSHTVMEKLEALIKKYRVFPRIAFVGDTIYIAVLNGGFFQPFSWTFNDLTYSINALNFAREAVKAIHHHHRL
- the creD gene encoding cell envelope integrity protein CreD, whose protein sequence is MEAKDTPPKPGINFSNSATLKIITIGVIILVLLIPLLMVSSVIDERETRRDAVVQEINQKWGSDQTITGPYFTVPYNTLVKGENGKTERVIRYIHLLPKRLKISGNIDSHIRYRSIYEAVLYNAQITLTGNFSLPDLEMLNINTKDILWENAILSVGITDMKGIQDVIDVTFDTKHYALDPGLKTTDLAASGVSRIIPLSPADTDNAFSLKLNLNGSEQLHFVPVGELTEINLKSGWPSPSFDGAFLPVSRKVTDDGFSAHWKLLHLNRNFPQVWLGNAYTLEDASSGVSLLITADVYQRATRMSKYALMFIVFTFAAFFFSDVLSKKRIHPIQYLLIGLAIVLFYVLLLSVSEQLNFDLAYILSAASITLMITAYSHGIVRNRFFTRIVFGILVVLYAYLYIVLQLEDYALLMGSLGLLGVLGTVMYITRNVDWYNLDDSEANVLGN